One Spinacia oleracea cultivar Varoflay chromosome 4, BTI_SOV_V1, whole genome shotgun sequence DNA segment encodes these proteins:
- the LOC110801648 gene encoding mechanosensitive ion channel protein 10 isoform X3 — protein sequence MTHVPALNHHKMLGLHTHNWIEEVVCENLDPGIDKKSKRYLLIEKFLRKKHIVYCANGMKHSINFILSSFLLLLTWVLYFGSHLNGTPGAKNVLRFGTWTCVSFLTCSFLWLIKTCVLLSWEARSVYKRLHSRIIEGGKQLYFLGVIGRHDYDIFNLLYECGKQEVSVVDYVEELKRLRSDLCNTLFPTRAITLDARYQKKSDKVDVRGIGVTVKKLCEKKKKRVQDDLLTQQRNTMYCAQLVAGYFFTAKKTLLQEKFTSDIIQKFKNYGEDNDKSKDWEDFKNQLHEFVDSGKEILFEKRLSKWVERASNNCIFLANTLSSAKEVVDCLNKIISCLLIAATFILWLLLTGLATTKVLLLIVSPLLAATFVFGDTCKTLFQGIIFVFVVHPFYVGDLCVIDGNMMEVRTIGIWKTTLSKVSTQEEVIYSNSELFNKSIINHKTNFDWNDYVELDVSSLDKKTIKILKNEIEDRYLDWVEDKFIPGYNSVEVLTNGDNVKLIVYFRHRVNLRNHTYFECLKEKRKLRSGFVLHAEDLVDQYKNREQRNSDGTTDVAQDD from the exons ATGACACATGTTCCTGCTTTGAATCACCACAAAATGCTCGGATTGCACACCCACAATTGGATTGAG GAGGTTGTTTGTGAAAATCTAGATCCAGGGATTGATAAAAAATCAAAACGGTATTTACTAATAGAAAAGTTCTTGCGCAAGAAACATATTGTGTATTGTGCTAATGGAATGAAACACAGCATCAACTTCATATTGAGCTCATTTCTGCTTCTACTCACGTGGGTGTTGTATTTTGGCTCCCACCTAAACGGAACACCCGGTGCAAAAAATGTTTTGAGATTCGGAACTTGGACCTGTGTAAGTTTTTTAACTTGCTCCTTTTTATGGCTGATCAAAACATGTGTGTTACTATCATGGGAGGCTCGTTCGGTGTATAAACGACTACACTCGAGAATAATAGAAGGAGGAAAGCAGTTGTACTTCCTTGGCGTCATTGGTCGCCATGACTACGATATTTTCAACCTTTTGTATGAGTGTGGGAAACAAGAAGTTAGTGTTGTGGATTATGTGGAGGAACTAAAAAGATTACGTTCAGATCTATGCAACACTCTATTTCCTACTCGGGCAATAACTCTTGATGCAcgttaccaaaaaaaatccgATAAGGTGGATGTTCGGGGGATAGGAGTTACTGTGAAGAAATTGTgtgaaaaaaagaagaaaagagtgCAGGATGACTTGTTAACGCAGCAAAGAAATACTATGTATTGCGCACAACTGGTGGCTGGATACTTTTTCACAGCTAAGAAAACATTGTTACAGGAGAAGTTCACTTCAGACATCATTCAGAAATTTAAGAATTATGGCGAAGATAATGATAAGAG CAAGGATTGGGAAGATTTTAAGAATCAACTGCATGAATTTGTGGATTCTGGCAAGGAGATATTGTTTGAAAAAAGACTTTCAAAGTGGGTG GAAAGGGCAAGCAACAATTGTATATTCCTAGCAAATACGCTAAGTAGTGCCAAAGAAGTTGTTGATTGTTTGAACAAAATTATAAGTTGTCTATTAATTGCTGCAACTTTCATACTGTGGTTGCTTCTCACCGGGTTGGCTACCACAAAAGTATTACTACTCATCGTGTCACCATTGCTAGCTGCAACCTTTGTATTCGGAGACACTTGCAAGACCTTGTTTCAGGGGATTATCTTTGTGTTCGTGGTGCATCCTTTCTATGTTGGCGATTTATGCGTCATTGATGGAAACATG ATGGAGGTTAGAACAATTGGTATATGGAAAACGACGTTGTCAAAAGTTAGTACGCAAGAGGAAGTGATATATTCAAACTCAGAGTTATTCAACAAAAGTATCATCAATCATAAAACGAATTTTGATTGGAATGATTACGTTGAACTTGATGTAAGCTCTTTGGACAAGAAAACAATCAAGATTTTAAAAAACGAGATTGAAGA CAGATATCTTGATTGGGTTGAAGATAAATTCATACCAGGTTATAATTCTGTGGAGGTGTTGACAAACGGAGATAACGTAAAGTTAATTGTTTATTTTAGACACAGAGTGAACCTAAGAAACCACACCTACTTCGAATGTCTCAAGGAAAAACGTAAGCTACGATCTGGATTCGTTCTTCATGCAGAGGACCTTGTAGATCAATACAAAAACAGAGAACAGAGAAATTCAG ATGGAACTACAGACGTTGCTCAAGATGATTAG
- the LOC110801648 gene encoding mechanosensitive ion channel protein 10 isoform X4, producing MTHVPALNHHKMLGLHTHNWIEVSIFVLIAYNVIYMMVWFLQEVVCENLDPGIDKKSKRYLLIEKFLRKKHIVYCANGMKHSINFILSSFLLLLTWVLYFGSHLNGTPGAKNVLRFGTWTCVSFLTCSFLWLIKTCVLLSWEARSVYKRLHSRIIEGGKQLYFLGVIGRHDYDIFNLLYECGKQEVSVVDYVEELKRLRSDLCNTLFPTRAITLDARYQKKSDKVDVRGIGVTVKKLCEKKKKRVQDDLLTQQRNTMYCAQLVAGYFFTAKKTLLQEKFTSDIIQKFKNYGEDNDKSKDWEDFKNQLHEFVDSGKEILFEKRLSKWVERASNNCIFLANTLSSAKEVVDCLNKIISCLLIAATFILWLLLTGLATTKVLLLIVSPLLAATFVFGDTCKTLFQGIIFVFVVHPFYVGDLCVIDGNMMEVRTIGIWKTTLSKVSTQEEVIYSNSELFNKSIINHKTNFDWNDYVELDVSSLDKKTIKILKNEIEE from the exons ATGACACATGTTCCTGCTTTGAATCACCACAAAATGCTCGGATTGCACACCCACAATTGGATTGAGGTATCGATTTTTGTTCTGATTGCGTACAATGTCATTTATATGATGGTGTGGTTTCTACAGGAGGTTGTTTGTGAAAATCTAGATCCAGGGATTGATAAAAAATCAAAACGGTATTTACTAATAGAAAAGTTCTTGCGCAAGAAACATATTGTGTATTGTGCTAATGGAATGAAACACAGCATCAACTTCATATTGAGCTCATTTCTGCTTCTACTCACGTGGGTGTTGTATTTTGGCTCCCACCTAAACGGAACACCCGGTGCAAAAAATGTTTTGAGATTCGGAACTTGGACCTGTGTAAGTTTTTTAACTTGCTCCTTTTTATGGCTGATCAAAACATGTGTGTTACTATCATGGGAGGCTCGTTCGGTGTATAAACGACTACACTCGAGAATAATAGAAGGAGGAAAGCAGTTGTACTTCCTTGGCGTCATTGGTCGCCATGACTACGATATTTTCAACCTTTTGTATGAGTGTGGGAAACAAGAAGTTAGTGTTGTGGATTATGTGGAGGAACTAAAAAGATTACGTTCAGATCTATGCAACACTCTATTTCCTACTCGGGCAATAACTCTTGATGCAcgttaccaaaaaaaatccgATAAGGTGGATGTTCGGGGGATAGGAGTTACTGTGAAGAAATTGTgtgaaaaaaagaagaaaagagtgCAGGATGACTTGTTAACGCAGCAAAGAAATACTATGTATTGCGCACAACTGGTGGCTGGATACTTTTTCACAGCTAAGAAAACATTGTTACAGGAGAAGTTCACTTCAGACATCATTCAGAAATTTAAGAATTATGGCGAAGATAATGATAAGAG CAAGGATTGGGAAGATTTTAAGAATCAACTGCATGAATTTGTGGATTCTGGCAAGGAGATATTGTTTGAAAAAAGACTTTCAAAGTGGGTG GAAAGGGCAAGCAACAATTGTATATTCCTAGCAAATACGCTAAGTAGTGCCAAAGAAGTTGTTGATTGTTTGAACAAAATTATAAGTTGTCTATTAATTGCTGCAACTTTCATACTGTGGTTGCTTCTCACCGGGTTGGCTACCACAAAAGTATTACTACTCATCGTGTCACCATTGCTAGCTGCAACCTTTGTATTCGGAGACACTTGCAAGACCTTGTTTCAGGGGATTATCTTTGTGTTCGTGGTGCATCCTTTCTATGTTGGCGATTTATGCGTCATTGATGGAAACATG ATGGAGGTTAGAACAATTGGTATATGGAAAACGACGTTGTCAAAAGTTAGTACGCAAGAGGAAGTGATATATTCAAACTCAGAGTTATTCAACAAAAGTATCATCAATCATAAAACGAATTTTGATTGGAATGATTACGTTGAACTTGATGTAAGCTCTTTGGACAAGAAAACAATCAAGATTTTAAAAAACGAGATTGAAGAGTAA
- the LOC110801664 gene encoding uncharacterized protein, with amino-acid sequence MKNMRKSPSHLAVFSTLFHRIRYNSAVSDAFNLYYKSKSDEKGEKKRLGLALLLRLLSQQLLFKSIQNITPTPVKLMRLGARSKSKSDDVDEWAKQGIAELDDKDDGCENQEVEYSNVKKLSGKVKKRVKDDLLMQDGLALTIHSMQRVSQYLLTARKALSNDKYTSDILLNLERGSQDGRIIKKDLMKQFIEGGNNANEEAQQSPRASKKGRVKHEFDYFQDQLQDQSELIEEIPLKVIRAWMDRARTNCLLLANTLSSANEVVDCLNKIISTLLIAVIFIMWLLLTGFATIKLLVIIASPSLAATLIFGESCKTLFQGIIFTYVVHPFDVGDLCVIEEKMMEVRTIGVWKTTFTKVGTQEEVIFTNSQLTSKDIINHKTEFDWNDCVELDVASLNKKQIMRLKEKIEKHLEDNEEKKFATGYNCVTVLTTGDNNLKLAISFRHNEDR; translated from the exons ATGAAAAATATGAGGAAATCACCATCACATTTAGCTGTATTTTCAACTCTTTTTCATAGGATTAGATATAACTCTGCAGTTTCAGATGCTTTTAACCTTTACTACAAGAGTAAATCCGATGAAAAGGGTGAAAAGAAAAGATTAGGATTGGCACTCCTGTTACGGCTGTTATCACAGCAACTATTATTtaaatcaattcaaaatatcacCCCAACTCCAGTAAAATTAATGAGATTGGGTGCCCGGAGCAAAAGTAAGTCGGACGATGTCGATGAGTGGGCAAAACAAGGGATAGCCGAATTGGATGACAAGGATGATGGGTGTGAAAATCAGGAAGTAGAATACTCTAATGTGAAGAAATTGTCAGGTAAAGTGAAGAAGAGAGTCAAGGATGACTTGTTAATGCAGGATGGTCTTGCTCTCACCATACATAGTATGCAAAGGGTGTCTCAGTACCTTTTGACTGCTAGAAAAGCTTTATCAAATGATAAATATACCTCTGATATCCTGCTCAATTTGGAGAGAGGTAGCCAAGATGG CAGGATTATTAAAAAGGACCTCATGAAGCAATTCATTGAAGGCGGAAACAATGCAAATGAGGAGGCCCAACAATCACCTAGAGCTTCTAAAAAAGGAAGAGTGAAGCACGAGTTTGACTATTTTCAAGATCAATTACAGGATCAGTCAGAATTAATAGAAGAAATACCGCTTAAAGTAATAAGAGCATGGATG GATCGGGCACGTACCAATTGTTTGCTCCTTGCAAATACGTTGAGTAGTGCGAATGAGGTTGTGGATTGTTTGAACAAAATTATCAGCACACTTCTAATTGCTGTAATTTTTATAATGTGGTTGCTTCTAACTGGGTTCGCTACGATAAAATTATTAGTCATCATAGCATCACCTTCGTTGGCTGCAACATTAATATTTGGTGAATCTTGCAAGACCCTATTTCAAGGCATCATATTTACATATGTGGTGCATCCCTTTGACGTTGGTGATTTATGTGTTATCGAGGAGAAAATg ATGGAGGTTAGGACTATTGGGGTATGGAaaacaactttcacaaaagttGGTACGCAAGAGGAAGTAATATTTACAAATTCACAACTAACCAGCAAAGATATCATCAACCACAAGACCGAGTTTGATTGGAACGATTGTGTAGAGCTTGATGTAGCTTCTCTGAATAAGAAACAAATCATGAGAttgaaagaaaaaattgaaaa ACACCTTGAAGACAACGAAGAGAAGAAATTCGCAACAGGTTATAATTGTGTCACGGTGTTGACAACTGGAGATAATAACCTAAAGCTAGCCATAAGTTTTCGACACAACGAGGACCGTTAA
- the LOC110801648 gene encoding mechanosensitive ion channel protein 10 isoform X1, producing the protein MTHVPALNHHKMLGLHTHNWIEVSIFVLIAYNVIYMMVWFLQEVVCENLDPGIDKKSKRYLLIEKFLRKKHIVYCANGMKHSINFILSSFLLLLTWVLYFGSHLNGTPGAKNVLRFGTWTCVSFLTCSFLWLIKTCVLLSWEARSVYKRLHSRIIEGGKQLYFLGVIGRHDYDIFNLLYECGKQEVSVVDYVEELKRLRSDLCNTLFPTRAITLDARYQKKSDKVDVRGIGVTVKKLCEKKKKRVQDDLLTQQRNTMYCAQLVAGYFFTAKKTLLQEKFTSDIIQKFKNYGEDNDKSKDWEDFKNQLHEFVDSGKEILFEKRLSKWVERASNNCIFLANTLSSAKEVVDCLNKIISCLLIAATFILWLLLTGLATTKVLLLIVSPLLAATFVFGDTCKTLFQGIIFVFVVHPFYVGDLCVIDGNMMEVRTIGIWKTTLSKVSTQEEVIYSNSELFNKSIINHKTNFDWNDYVELDVSSLDKKTIKILKNEIEDRYLDWVEDKFIPGYNSVEVLTNGDNVKLIVYFRHRVNLRNHTYFECLKEKRKLRSGFVLHAEDLVDQYKNREQRNSDGTTDVAQDD; encoded by the exons ATGACACATGTTCCTGCTTTGAATCACCACAAAATGCTCGGATTGCACACCCACAATTGGATTGAGGTATCGATTTTTGTTCTGATTGCGTACAATGTCATTTATATGATGGTGTGGTTTCTACAGGAGGTTGTTTGTGAAAATCTAGATCCAGGGATTGATAAAAAATCAAAACGGTATTTACTAATAGAAAAGTTCTTGCGCAAGAAACATATTGTGTATTGTGCTAATGGAATGAAACACAGCATCAACTTCATATTGAGCTCATTTCTGCTTCTACTCACGTGGGTGTTGTATTTTGGCTCCCACCTAAACGGAACACCCGGTGCAAAAAATGTTTTGAGATTCGGAACTTGGACCTGTGTAAGTTTTTTAACTTGCTCCTTTTTATGGCTGATCAAAACATGTGTGTTACTATCATGGGAGGCTCGTTCGGTGTATAAACGACTACACTCGAGAATAATAGAAGGAGGAAAGCAGTTGTACTTCCTTGGCGTCATTGGTCGCCATGACTACGATATTTTCAACCTTTTGTATGAGTGTGGGAAACAAGAAGTTAGTGTTGTGGATTATGTGGAGGAACTAAAAAGATTACGTTCAGATCTATGCAACACTCTATTTCCTACTCGGGCAATAACTCTTGATGCAcgttaccaaaaaaaatccgATAAGGTGGATGTTCGGGGGATAGGAGTTACTGTGAAGAAATTGTgtgaaaaaaagaagaaaagagtgCAGGATGACTTGTTAACGCAGCAAAGAAATACTATGTATTGCGCACAACTGGTGGCTGGATACTTTTTCACAGCTAAGAAAACATTGTTACAGGAGAAGTTCACTTCAGACATCATTCAGAAATTTAAGAATTATGGCGAAGATAATGATAAGAG CAAGGATTGGGAAGATTTTAAGAATCAACTGCATGAATTTGTGGATTCTGGCAAGGAGATATTGTTTGAAAAAAGACTTTCAAAGTGGGTG GAAAGGGCAAGCAACAATTGTATATTCCTAGCAAATACGCTAAGTAGTGCCAAAGAAGTTGTTGATTGTTTGAACAAAATTATAAGTTGTCTATTAATTGCTGCAACTTTCATACTGTGGTTGCTTCTCACCGGGTTGGCTACCACAAAAGTATTACTACTCATCGTGTCACCATTGCTAGCTGCAACCTTTGTATTCGGAGACACTTGCAAGACCTTGTTTCAGGGGATTATCTTTGTGTTCGTGGTGCATCCTTTCTATGTTGGCGATTTATGCGTCATTGATGGAAACATG ATGGAGGTTAGAACAATTGGTATATGGAAAACGACGTTGTCAAAAGTTAGTACGCAAGAGGAAGTGATATATTCAAACTCAGAGTTATTCAACAAAAGTATCATCAATCATAAAACGAATTTTGATTGGAATGATTACGTTGAACTTGATGTAAGCTCTTTGGACAAGAAAACAATCAAGATTTTAAAAAACGAGATTGAAGA CAGATATCTTGATTGGGTTGAAGATAAATTCATACCAGGTTATAATTCTGTGGAGGTGTTGACAAACGGAGATAACGTAAAGTTAATTGTTTATTTTAGACACAGAGTGAACCTAAGAAACCACACCTACTTCGAATGTCTCAAGGAAAAACGTAAGCTACGATCTGGATTCGTTCTTCATGCAGAGGACCTTGTAGATCAATACAAAAACAGAGAACAGAGAAATTCAG ATGGAACTACAGACGTTGCTCAAGATGATTAG
- the LOC110801648 gene encoding mechanosensitive ion channel protein 10 isoform X5 translates to MTHVPALNHHKMLGLHTHNWIEARSVYKRLHSRIIEGGKQLYFLGVIGRHDYDIFNLLYECGKQEVSVVDYVEELKRLRSDLCNTLFPTRAITLDARYQKKSDKVDVRGIGVTVKKLCEKKKKRVQDDLLTQQRNTMYCAQLVAGYFFTAKKTLLQEKFTSDIIQKFKNYGEDNDKSKDWEDFKNQLHEFVDSGKEILFEKRLSKWVERASNNCIFLANTLSSAKEVVDCLNKIISCLLIAATFILWLLLTGLATTKVLLLIVSPLLAATFVFGDTCKTLFQGIIFVFVVHPFYVGDLCVIDGNMMEVRTIGIWKTTLSKVSTQEEVIYSNSELFNKSIINHKTNFDWNDYVELDVSSLDKKTIKILKNEIEDRYLDWVEDKFIPGYNSVEVLTNGDNVKLIVYFRHRVNLRNHTYFECLKEKRKLRSGFVLHAEDLVDQYKNREQRNSDGTTDVAQDD, encoded by the exons ATGACACATGTTCCTGCTTTGAATCACCACAAAATGCTCGGATTGCACACCCACAATTGGATTGAG GCTCGTTCGGTGTATAAACGACTACACTCGAGAATAATAGAAGGAGGAAAGCAGTTGTACTTCCTTGGCGTCATTGGTCGCCATGACTACGATATTTTCAACCTTTTGTATGAGTGTGGGAAACAAGAAGTTAGTGTTGTGGATTATGTGGAGGAACTAAAAAGATTACGTTCAGATCTATGCAACACTCTATTTCCTACTCGGGCAATAACTCTTGATGCAcgttaccaaaaaaaatccgATAAGGTGGATGTTCGGGGGATAGGAGTTACTGTGAAGAAATTGTgtgaaaaaaagaagaaaagagtgCAGGATGACTTGTTAACGCAGCAAAGAAATACTATGTATTGCGCACAACTGGTGGCTGGATACTTTTTCACAGCTAAGAAAACATTGTTACAGGAGAAGTTCACTTCAGACATCATTCAGAAATTTAAGAATTATGGCGAAGATAATGATAAGAG CAAGGATTGGGAAGATTTTAAGAATCAACTGCATGAATTTGTGGATTCTGGCAAGGAGATATTGTTTGAAAAAAGACTTTCAAAGTGGGTG GAAAGGGCAAGCAACAATTGTATATTCCTAGCAAATACGCTAAGTAGTGCCAAAGAAGTTGTTGATTGTTTGAACAAAATTATAAGTTGTCTATTAATTGCTGCAACTTTCATACTGTGGTTGCTTCTCACCGGGTTGGCTACCACAAAAGTATTACTACTCATCGTGTCACCATTGCTAGCTGCAACCTTTGTATTCGGAGACACTTGCAAGACCTTGTTTCAGGGGATTATCTTTGTGTTCGTGGTGCATCCTTTCTATGTTGGCGATTTATGCGTCATTGATGGAAACATG ATGGAGGTTAGAACAATTGGTATATGGAAAACGACGTTGTCAAAAGTTAGTACGCAAGAGGAAGTGATATATTCAAACTCAGAGTTATTCAACAAAAGTATCATCAATCATAAAACGAATTTTGATTGGAATGATTACGTTGAACTTGATGTAAGCTCTTTGGACAAGAAAACAATCAAGATTTTAAAAAACGAGATTGAAGA CAGATATCTTGATTGGGTTGAAGATAAATTCATACCAGGTTATAATTCTGTGGAGGTGTTGACAAACGGAGATAACGTAAAGTTAATTGTTTATTTTAGACACAGAGTGAACCTAAGAAACCACACCTACTTCGAATGTCTCAAGGAAAAACGTAAGCTACGATCTGGATTCGTTCTTCATGCAGAGGACCTTGTAGATCAATACAAAAACAGAGAACAGAGAAATTCAG ATGGAACTACAGACGTTGCTCAAGATGATTAG
- the LOC110801648 gene encoding mechanosensitive ion channel protein 10 isoform X2 has translation MTHVPALNHHKMLGLHTHNWIEVSIFVLIAYNVIYMMVWFLQEVVCENLDPGIDKKSKRYLLIEKFLRKKHIVYCANGMKHSINFILSSFLLLLTWVLYFGSHLNGTPGAKNVLRFGTWTCVSFLTCSFLWLIKTCVLLSWEARSVYKRLHSRIIEGGKQLYFLGVIGRHDYDIFNLLYECGKQEVSVVDYVEELKRLRSDLCNTLFPTRAITLDARYQKKSDKVDVRGIGVTVKKLCEKKKKRVQDDLLTQQRNTMYCAQLVAGYFFTAKKTLLQEKFTSDIIQKFKNYGEDNDKSKDWEDFKNQLHEFVDSGKEILFEKRLSKWVERASNNCIFLANTLSSAKEVVDCLNKIISCLLIAATFILWLLLTGLATTKVLLLIVSPLLAATFVFGDTCKTLFQGIIFVFVVHPFYVGDLCVIDGNMMEVRTIGIWKTTLSKVSTQEEVIYSNSELFNKSIINHKTNFDWNDYVELDVSSLDKKTIKILKNEIEEYLDWVEDKFIPGYNSVEVLTNGDNVKLIVYFRHRVNLRNHTYFECLKEKRKLRSGFVLHAEDLVDQYKNREQRNSDGTTDVAQDD, from the exons ATGACACATGTTCCTGCTTTGAATCACCACAAAATGCTCGGATTGCACACCCACAATTGGATTGAGGTATCGATTTTTGTTCTGATTGCGTACAATGTCATTTATATGATGGTGTGGTTTCTACAGGAGGTTGTTTGTGAAAATCTAGATCCAGGGATTGATAAAAAATCAAAACGGTATTTACTAATAGAAAAGTTCTTGCGCAAGAAACATATTGTGTATTGTGCTAATGGAATGAAACACAGCATCAACTTCATATTGAGCTCATTTCTGCTTCTACTCACGTGGGTGTTGTATTTTGGCTCCCACCTAAACGGAACACCCGGTGCAAAAAATGTTTTGAGATTCGGAACTTGGACCTGTGTAAGTTTTTTAACTTGCTCCTTTTTATGGCTGATCAAAACATGTGTGTTACTATCATGGGAGGCTCGTTCGGTGTATAAACGACTACACTCGAGAATAATAGAAGGAGGAAAGCAGTTGTACTTCCTTGGCGTCATTGGTCGCCATGACTACGATATTTTCAACCTTTTGTATGAGTGTGGGAAACAAGAAGTTAGTGTTGTGGATTATGTGGAGGAACTAAAAAGATTACGTTCAGATCTATGCAACACTCTATTTCCTACTCGGGCAATAACTCTTGATGCAcgttaccaaaaaaaatccgATAAGGTGGATGTTCGGGGGATAGGAGTTACTGTGAAGAAATTGTgtgaaaaaaagaagaaaagagtgCAGGATGACTTGTTAACGCAGCAAAGAAATACTATGTATTGCGCACAACTGGTGGCTGGATACTTTTTCACAGCTAAGAAAACATTGTTACAGGAGAAGTTCACTTCAGACATCATTCAGAAATTTAAGAATTATGGCGAAGATAATGATAAGAG CAAGGATTGGGAAGATTTTAAGAATCAACTGCATGAATTTGTGGATTCTGGCAAGGAGATATTGTTTGAAAAAAGACTTTCAAAGTGGGTG GAAAGGGCAAGCAACAATTGTATATTCCTAGCAAATACGCTAAGTAGTGCCAAAGAAGTTGTTGATTGTTTGAACAAAATTATAAGTTGTCTATTAATTGCTGCAACTTTCATACTGTGGTTGCTTCTCACCGGGTTGGCTACCACAAAAGTATTACTACTCATCGTGTCACCATTGCTAGCTGCAACCTTTGTATTCGGAGACACTTGCAAGACCTTGTTTCAGGGGATTATCTTTGTGTTCGTGGTGCATCCTTTCTATGTTGGCGATTTATGCGTCATTGATGGAAACATG ATGGAGGTTAGAACAATTGGTATATGGAAAACGACGTTGTCAAAAGTTAGTACGCAAGAGGAAGTGATATATTCAAACTCAGAGTTATTCAACAAAAGTATCATCAATCATAAAACGAATTTTGATTGGAATGATTACGTTGAACTTGATGTAAGCTCTTTGGACAAGAAAACAATCAAGATTTTAAAAAACGAGATTGAAGA ATATCTTGATTGGGTTGAAGATAAATTCATACCAGGTTATAATTCTGTGGAGGTGTTGACAAACGGAGATAACGTAAAGTTAATTGTTTATTTTAGACACAGAGTGAACCTAAGAAACCACACCTACTTCGAATGTCTCAAGGAAAAACGTAAGCTACGATCTGGATTCGTTCTTCATGCAGAGGACCTTGTAGATCAATACAAAAACAGAGAACAGAGAAATTCAG ATGGAACTACAGACGTTGCTCAAGATGATTAG